One genomic region from Myripristis murdjan chromosome 7, fMyrMur1.1, whole genome shotgun sequence encodes:
- the LOC115361792 gene encoding interferon-induced protein 44-like: MGSLFSTPAFSEPWREIPWRDKDTELQYVRNYKPKRHDVKHLRMLVHGPVGAGKSSFINSVDSVLRGRIAGRALAAAEVTTSFTKQYKTYKIPKGQPGEFYPFVLNDTMGLEMNEDRGVHAEDIKLALKGHVTDGYPFNPASKLSSDSLYYNAEPTKNDKVHVLVCVVPADKVALMTKDDVRKMTDIRETASELGIPQLAVITKIDLACPEIHKDLKNVYKSKYLKDKMQKFSDFAGIPMNCIFPVKNYSEEINIKNEVDSLILSVLRRIIDFGEDFISDMET; this comes from the exons agacaaagacacagagctgCAGTACGTGAGGAATTACAAACCCAAGAGACATGATGTCAAGCATCTGAGAATGCTGGTTCATGGTCCAGTTGGAGCTGGAAAATCCAGTTTCATCAACTCTGTCGACAGTGTCCTACGAGGAAGAATCGCAGGCAGAGCTTTGGCTGCGGCAGAAGTCACTACAAGTTTCACCAAGCAG TACAAAACCTACAAAATCCCAAAAGGACAGCCTGGAGAATTTTACCCTTTTGTCCTCAATGACACTATGGGTCTTGAGATGAACGAGGACAGAGGAGTCCATGCAGAGGACATCAAACTGGCCTTGAAGGGACATGTGACAGACGGTTACCCG tTCAATCCTGCATCTAAGCTGTCATCTGACAGTCTGTATTACAACGCAGAACCAACTAAGAATGACAAAGTTcatgttctggtgtgtgttgtgcctGCTGACAAAGTGGCTCTAATGACTAAAGATGATGTGAGGAAGATGACGGACATCAGAGAGACGGCCAGTGAGCTGG gAATTCCCCAGCTGGCCGTCATCACCAAAATTGATTTAGCCTGCCCAGAGATCCACAAAGATCTGAAGAATGTCTATAAGAGCAAGTACCTGAAGGACAAA ATGCAGAAATTCAGTGATTTTGCTGGAATTCCAATGAACTGCATCTTTCCTGTGAAGAACTACAGTGAAGAAATCAACATAAAGAATGAAGTCGATTCTTTGATTCTGAGCGTCCTGAGACGGATCATCGACTTTGGAGAAGACTTCATCAGCGACATGGAAACCTAA